Proteins from a single region of Methanotorris igneus Kol 5:
- a CDS encoding type ISP restriction/modification enzyme, giving the protein MKEILKNYIKTIKEIYNEGEFSEYSFRYALEELLRDIIKEYDVKIIHESGREDFGAPDFKIKGNGKIIGYVETKKIDVDLHRLPKRDKEQLNRYKNNIENLILTNYKEFVLYQNGEKVEDVVILDDDLNLIEANIEKFEKLIERFLSLSTPEIKEPSKLAEFLAKRARLLRDAILNNLDENEGIKALYEAFKEHLISDMKKEEFADAYAQTIVYGLFMARFNIEGELTKERVVFKGIPKSLRVIHEIFKHIASDLPSYLDWIVDEIITILNNIDIKKIEESFKIVGKEDVFLHFYEDFLASYNPELKKSKGVYYTPLPVVEFIVNSVDEILKDRFGKRLHDENVRILDPATGTGTFLATVLERVHKNVKHTLFQAYLKERLLKNIYGFEILISPYLVSHLKLSMLLHNWHITLRGEERFNIYLTNALDLMRNPKDSGLFERILDKEREEADKVKNEVNIFAVIGNPPYEVRASEGWIEELMKDYLFGLGVEKEKKKGALQDEYVKFIRFAQWKIEQNGKGIVGFITNNSYLDGLVHRRMRQSLMETFDEIYILDLHGNVRRGEKDENVFDIQQGVCIGIFVKLREGKHKAEDCKVYYYSVVHDAGLTKREDKYKFLENNTIKTVEWKEINPKEPYYFFVPKDLSLEEEYNKFLKLDEIFEINSSGVETQKDKVAIAYTSEDIEKIIKDFLNLGEEELRKKYDIKDTRDWKLKKVIEDLKEDFYKFDGDWDKIREHRIKPILYRPFDIRWTYFFYKSRSFVAYPRYNVMKHFILGENIGLVASRQAQPEFRHVFITDKITERGITSSYVGDQGVIFPLYQYIENKITKEIQKVPNIKKDILKLIKQKYNATPEDFLYYIYAILHDPKYREKYKEFLKIDFPRIPLYDKEIFEKYKDIGKKLVELHLMKNIPTPDIDIEGENLKVENVKYDKKKKGVKINKETILLGIDEDVWEFKIGGYKVIEKYLKGRKGKKLTIDELEHIYKVVYVIEETIKLMKELEEI; this is encoded by the coding sequence ATGAAAGAGATTTTAAAAAACTACATAAAGACAATCAAGGAAATTTATAACGAGGGGGAGTTTAGTGAGTATTCTTTTAGGTATGCTTTGGAGGAGCTTTTAAGGGATATTATAAAAGAATATGATGTTAAAATAATCCACGAATCGGGGAGAGAAGATTTTGGAGCACCAGATTTTAAAATAAAAGGTAATGGAAAGATTATTGGGTATGTTGAAACAAAAAAGATAGATGTTGATTTGCATAGATTGCCAAAGAGGGATAAAGAGCAGTTAAATAGATATAAAAATAATATAGAAAACTTAATCTTAACAAACTATAAAGAATTTGTTTTATATCAAAATGGAGAGAAAGTTGAAGATGTTGTTATCTTAGATGATGATTTAAATTTAATTGAGGCAAATATTGAAAAGTTTGAGAAATTGATTGAGAGATTTTTATCTCTATCAACACCAGAGATTAAAGAGCCATCAAAATTGGCTGAGTTTTTAGCAAAGAGGGCAAGGTTGTTGAGGGATGCAATATTAAATAATTTGGATGAAAATGAAGGGATTAAAGCTTTATATGAGGCGTTTAAAGAGCATTTAATAAGTGATATGAAAAAAGAGGAGTTTGCTGATGCCTATGCCCAAACAATAGTTTATGGTTTGTTCATGGCGAGGTTTAATATTGAGGGAGAATTAACAAAGGAAAGGGTAGTATTTAAAGGAATTCCTAAATCGTTGAGGGTTATCCATGAAATTTTTAAGCATATAGCTTCTGATTTGCCAAGTTATTTGGATTGGATTGTTGATGAGATAATAACCATATTAAATAACATTGATATTAAGAAGATAGAAGAGAGCTTTAAAATTGTTGGAAAAGAGGATGTGTTTTTGCACTTCTATGAGGACTTTTTAGCAAGTTATAATCCAGAGCTTAAGAAAAGTAAAGGAGTTTATTATACACCTTTGCCAGTGGTTGAGTTTATAGTTAATTCGGTTGATGAGATTTTGAAAGATAGATTTGGAAAGAGATTGCATGATGAGAATGTTAGGATTTTAGACCCAGCAACAGGGACAGGGACGTTTTTAGCAACTGTTTTGGAAAGAGTGCATAAGAATGTTAAGCATACTTTATTTCAAGCTTATTTAAAAGAGAGGTTGTTAAAGAACATTTATGGGTTTGAAATTTTAATATCACCTTATTTGGTATCTCATTTAAAGTTATCTATGCTCTTACACAATTGGCATATAACTTTGAGAGGGGAAGAGAGGTTTAACATTTATTTAACAAATGCTTTGGATTTGATGAGGAATCCAAAGGACTCTGGGCTTTTTGAAAGAATTTTGGACAAGGAGAGGGAAGAAGCAGATAAGGTTAAGAATGAGGTTAATATCTTTGCAGTTATTGGAAATCCCCCGTATGAAGTTAGAGCAAGCGAGGGATGGATAGAGGAGTTGATGAAAGATTATTTATTTGGTTTGGGAGTTGAGAAAGAGAAAAAGAAGGGGGCTTTACAGGATGAATATGTTAAATTTATTAGATTTGCACAATGGAAGATTGAACAGAATGGAAAAGGAATTGTTGGATTTATAACAAACAACTCTTATTTAGATGGTTTAGTGCATAGGAGAATGAGGCAGAGTTTAATGGAAACATTTGATGAAATTTATATTTTAGATTTACATGGGAATGTTAGGAGAGGAGAAAAAGATGAGAATGTCTTTGATATTCAACAAGGCGTTTGTATAGGTATTTTTGTTAAATTAAGAGAGGGAAAACATAAGGCAGAGGATTGTAAGGTTTATTACTACTCAGTTGTTCATGATGCTGGTTTAACCAAAAGAGAAGATAAATATAAATTTTTAGAAAATAACACAATTAAAACCGTTGAATGGAAAGAAATAAATCCAAAAGAACCATATTATTTCTTTGTTCCAAAGGATTTGAGTTTGGAAGAAGAGTATAATAAATTTTTGAAATTAGATGAAATTTTTGAAATTAATTCATCAGGAGTTGAGACACAAAAAGATAAAGTTGCAATTGCATATACATCAGAAGATATAGAAAAAATAATAAAGGATTTTTTAAATTTAGGGGAAGAAGAATTAAGGAAAAAATATGATATAAAAGACACAAGAGATTGGAAACTTAAAAAGGTTATTGAGGATTTAAAAGAAGATTTTTACAAATTTGATGGAGATTGGGATAAAATAAGAGAGCATAGGATTAAACCAATTCTATATAGACCATTTGATATTAGATGGACTTATTTCTTTTATAAATCCCGTTCATTTGTTGCTTATCCAAGATATAATGTTATGAAACATTTCATTTTAGGAGAAAATATCGGACTTGTTGCATCAAGACAGGCACAGCCAGAGTTTAGGCATGTATTTATTACCGATAAAATAACTGAAAGAGGCATAACGTCTTCTTATGTTGGAGACCAGGGGGTTATTTTCCCACTCTACCAATACATTGAAAACAAAATAACCAAAGAAATTCAAAAAGTTCCAAACATTAAAAAAGACATCCTAAAATTAATCAAACAAAAATACAACGCAACACCAGAGGATTTCCTTTATTACATTTATGCAATCTTACATGACCCAAAATACAGGGAAAAATACAAAGAATTCCTAAAAATTGATTTCCCAAGAATTCCTTTATATGACAAAGAAATCTTTGAAAAATACAAAGATATTGGGAAAAAGTTGGTTGAACTCCACTTAATGAAAAACATCCCAACCCCAGATATTGATATTGAAGGGGAAAACCTAAAAGTTGAAAATGTAAAATATGACAAAAAGAAAAAAGGAGTTAAAATAAACAAAGAAACAATTTTATTAGGAATTGATGAAGACGTTTGGGAGTTTAAAATTGGTGGCTATAAAGTTATAGAAAAATACCTAAAAGGAAGAAAAGGGAAGAAATTAACAATTGATGAATTAGAGCATATTTATAAGGTTGTTTATGTAATTGAGGAAACAATAAAATTAATGAAGGAATTGGAAGAAATTTAA
- a CDS encoding nucleotidyltransferase family protein has protein sequence MKTLNEIKKILLEHKQELKEKYKVKSIAIFGSYARGEQTEKSDIDILVEFYEPIGLKIVDLRDYLEEILNIKVDLITKNSIQNPYIKKSIEEDLIYV, from the coding sequence ATGAAAACCCTAAACGAAATTAAAAAAATCCTTTTGGAGCATAAACAAGAACTCAAAGAAAAATACAAAGTTAAATCTATTGCTATATTTGGCAGTTATGCAAGAGGGGAGCAAACAGAAAAAAGCGATATAGATATTTTAGTTGAATTTTACGAACCAATCGGCTTAAAAATTGTTGATTTAAGGGATTATTTAGAGGAGATTTTAAACATTAAAGTTGATTTAATTACAAAAAACTCAATCCAAAACCCATACATTAAAAAATCCATTGAGGAGGATTTAATTTATGTCTAA
- a CDS encoding HepT-like ribonuclease domain-containing protein gives MSKRDVKAFLWDILKSIEKIEKWTKNVEFDEFVENELLQDAIIRNLEIIGEASKYIPENIRDKYSQIPWKRIIGFRNILIHKYFGIDYETTWVYN, from the coding sequence ATGTCTAAGAGGGACGTTAAAGCGTTTCTTTGGGACATATTAAAATCCATTGAAAAAATAGAAAAATGGACAAAAAATGTTGAATTTGATGAATTTGTTGAAAATGAACTTTTACAAGATGCAATTATAAGAAATTTAGAGATTATCGGGGAAGCGTCAAAATATATTCCCGAAAATATAAGAGACAAATATTCCCAGATACCTTGGAAAAGAATTATCGGGTTTAGAAATATTCTAATTCATAAATACTTTGGAATTGATTATGAAACAACTTGGGTTTATAATTAA